In Arachis hypogaea cultivar Tifrunner chromosome 2, arahy.Tifrunner.gnm2.J5K5, whole genome shotgun sequence, a genomic segment contains:
- the LOC112748717 gene encoding probable proteasome inhibitor has protein sequence MATDKSVMAVIRAARPSFRNDHDKAAFAVHATFLSSGYLLTAAGPQALSDDALSHPSTEEVSGENWNQLDQEYAFVYVNPEKVSNKVLVKCLVMNEKLLIDALKEGSSDPAHLEICVRDYTIANESSNYSEQFKNLEQLVRRLNQDILAKLDGSSTSSSASNPPRSGSREARQEIHEPPVGFGGHGGAPIHPSGVIYPPVNPVGGSDLFPGPPAGVYPTWGDPGTSGSMLVGPNDPRWFGGEPPFPGGQPGVPPGVPPGARFDPFGPPDVPGFEPNRFQRRPPRQGNNVHPDLEHFRRDGDFI, from the exons ATGGCTACGGATAAGTCGGTGATGGCGGTCATAAGGGCGGCGAGGCCTTCCTTTCGAAACGACCACGATAAAGCAGCGTTTGCCGTTCACGCCACCTTCCTCTCTTCCGGCTACCTCCTCACCGCCGCCGGCCCCCAAGCCCTCTCCGACGACGCCCTTTCGCATCCCTCCACTG AGGAGGTGTCTGGAGAGAACTGGAACCAACTAGACCAAGAATATGCCTTTGTTTATGTCAATCCAGAAAAGGTTTCAAATAAAGTGCTGGTAAAGTGCCTCGTCATGAATGAGAAGTTACTCATTGATGCCTTGAAGGAAGGGTCTTCTGACCCTGCACACCTTGAGATTTG TGTTAGGGATTATACTATAGCAAATGAAAGCAGCAATTATTCTGAGCAATTCAAGAATTTGGAGCAGCTGGTGAGAAGACTAAATCAGGATATCTTAGCCAAATTAGATGGCTCCTCCACTTCCAGTTCAGCAAGTAATCCTCCACG ATCTGGATCAAGAGAAGCAAGGCAAGAGATACACGAGCCTCCTGTTGGATTTGGTGGACATGGTGGTGCTCCAATTCATCCCTCTGG aGTTATATATCCTCCCGTTAATCCAGTTGGTGGTAGTGATCTCTTTCCTGGGCCTCCTGCTGGAGTGTACCCTACATG GGGTGATCCGGGCACTAGTGGCAGTATGCTTGTAG GACCTAATGATCCCCGTTGGTTTGGTGGAGAACCCCCTTTCCCCGGAGGACAACC GGGAGTCCCTCCTGGTGTTCCGCCGGGTGCACGGTTTGATCCCTTTGGCCCACCTGATGTTCCTGGCTTTGAACCCAACAGGTTTCAGAG GAGGCCACCGAGGCAAGGTAATAATGTTCATCCAGATTTGGAACATTTTCGGAGGGATGGGGATTTTATATAG